gagttgaaccAAATTCGGCACAAGTCTGAGAATGGAAGGTGTTTAACCGGTTCCGAAGGTTTATAGTGGGAAGGTATCTGGAACGTTCTGCGGGGTGTTAGGCCCTTCCAAACGGCTACCGCAACACTTATACGCTGGGTTCCAAAAAGCATGCTGTTTGCTAAAAATGCTCGCGAAGTGATTGTGATTTCGGCTCGTGGATTTACTGCAAAAACAAATGCGTCAAAATTATCTTATATTACACTCACTAAAATTTACTCGAAGAATTAAAAATTATCATCTTGGCCACGGTTATATCTTCCCGAAACATAACTCAAAGATTTCTCAAGGCCTTCGTGAAAAACATGACCTTGtaactcatcttcaaagtcttccacatcttgatcttcttcaaaccaGCCTTTCTGAAATGCTTTAACCTTTGGAACACCAGCAATCGGACTAAGACGACACAAGATGGCATAGACCAAGAAAGCGGAAATGAAACCCATAAAAAAGTTCAATCTGTAAACCTTCTCGGCACCAATTGGTACAACGTGAGTTTCAGTAGCACCCACGAAACCGACAATGTTAGGCAAAATACCACAAATGTATGCAACATAAGCTCTCCAGTTACAACCGATTCTGTTGTAGAAATAGAACGAGCGGCTTTCGGGCTTTTCTGGGGCGTGCAATGAGTACAAGTGGGTCAATTTCAAGTAGCCTCTTCTGACGTAGTAGTAGTCGCAAGCAACAACACCAGCAATAGAAGACAAGAACACCGAGTAAGCAGACAAGTAGGTGGTGAACATACTGGCACTAGAGTTCAACTTCCATGGGTTGATAGCCAAGGCCAAGGCCGCACAAATGTATCCTCCTCTTCTAATGTTGATGTATCTGGGCAATAAGGCGGTAACATCGGTACCAAATGAGATCGAATTGGCACAAATGTTAGTACCCAACTGAGCCACAGCAAAGGCCaatcccaagaagaacacaCCGGCTCTATTACCACTGGTGAAattgtccaagaactttGCCAATACATCGATAGGGTTCCAAAGGGTCTCACCGTACATGGAACTAGAAGCAGAACTCACCAAAATACCAATCAACGATGTCAAGGAGAAGCAGAAGGGAATCGAAACTGTGTACACGATATATTTTAACGAGAAGGTTGGCTTGTCGGCAAATCTGGAGAAATCAGGAGCATTGACAATtaaggttgcaaaattggCCAACGAGTTCAAGGTAGATTTAACAAAAGCCCAT
The window above is part of the Yamadazyma tenuis chromosome 4, complete sequence genome. Proteins encoded here:
- the DAL4 gene encoding Allantoin permease (COG:F,H; EggNog:ENOG503NWYI), with product MSASNFSTKAEKTNNVSVKNESDSIEGELSEYEDKGGFWSRLSKKLEVQEKGDLTTSQMFLVNYDLKPVENARRTWSWYNYVFFWVADSFNISTWQIASTGVATMNWWQTWLSVWVGYFLCGIFVSLGSRVGIVYHISFPVAARSSFGIYGSLWPIFNRVVMSCVWYGVQCAIAGPCIEVMLKSIFGNDLNTRIPNHISSDFTSFEFLSFFLFWLFSLPAIWFPPHQVRHLFTFKAYVTPIAGILFLVWTIVKAGGIGPVVHKKATVSGGDLGWAFVKSTLNSLANFATLIVNAPDFSRFADKPTFSLKYIVYTVSIPFCFSLTSLIGILVSSASSSMYGETLWNPIDVLAKFLDNFTSGNRAGVFFLGLAFAVAQLGTNICANSISFGTDVTALLPRYINIRRGGYICAALALAINPWKLNSSASMFTTYLSAYSVFLSSIAGVVACDYYYVRRGYLKLTHLYSLHAPEKPESRSFYFYNRIGCNWRAYVAYICGILPNIVGFVGATETHVVPIGAEKVYRLNFFMGFISAFLVYAILCRLSPIAGVPKVKAFQKGWFEEDQDVEDFEDELQGHVFHEGLEKSLSYVSGRYNRGQDDNF